The Lathyrus oleraceus cultivar Zhongwan6 chromosome 5, CAAS_Psat_ZW6_1.0, whole genome shotgun sequence genome includes the window gtttgtgtctatttagtcgtaagacttgtaggtcattcaagtcatctattgatgattgaattggactgatttgtggttgtaatttgtcaaTCTAAAGatgttaagcaagagtgtgtgtcttcttgatcaaagctgtgaagcaagatcaagagtgtgtcttcttgattaaaactgtgaagtaaaatcaagagtgtgtaattgaaaagtattttcttttctcaagggattattgtttaaaatcactggtgtgtgattgtagggaagtgagtgggttctcatatctaagagtgcttaggtagaaattgaacgggtagagattaggtgagaaagactgtaacttgttgaagtgtacggagagtatttgaactaattctatcttagtgaatttccttcctggcttggtagcccccagacgtaggtgagttgcaccgaactgggataacaattgcttgtgttatttgctttaccattctgtattttttattcattatgtgttaacagatattagtgtcgtaacattaccttcgacatcttatatctgataccaaaatttcaccacacacacatcacaatcacaacaatgcatacacGCGATGATCACAAAACTCTAATctgactcaatgcaagacatgtgactctataCATGTGGTaccaatgtgaacccaacgtttcactactttccgattcaatatctagaatccaagccactacgtctatttccaattaaggatcaacgtttgctacgcctatttccaattaaggatcaacgtctaataccacgtctatttccaactaaggatcaacgtctgctacgcctatttccaattaaggatcaacgtctaataccacgtctatttccaattaaggatcaacgtctgctacgcctatttccaattaaggatcaatgtctaataccacgtctatttccaattaaggatcaacgtctactacgcctatttccaattacggatcaacgtctaataccacgtctatttccaattaaggatcaacgtctgctacgcctatttccaattaaggatcaacgtctgtacaacgtctatttccaattaaggatcaacgtctgctacacctatttccaattaaggatcaacgtctaataccacgtctatttccaattaaggatcaacgtctgctacgcctatttccaattaaggatcaacgtctaataccacgtctatttccaattaaggatcaacgtctaataccacgtctatttccaattaaggatcaacgtctgctacgcctatttccaattaaggatcaacgtctaataccacgtctatttccaattaaggatcaacgtctgctacacctatttccaattaaggatcaacgtctgctacgcctatttccaattaaggatcaacgtctaataccatgtgaacccacagtttcaccgcttccactatgaagccgaccatgccatgaatgaatgtacaaataccaacacatatgcaattaagatcatctctaccattttaacattccacatatcaccataattcgactctatgaattatccaccaatggtacatatacacattcataacaaatacaccattcacataatatgcaattaagatcatctctaccatcttaacattcataacaaatacaccattcacataatatgcaattaagatcatctctaccatcttaacattcataacaaatacaccattcacataatatgcaattaagatcatccctaccatcttaacattcataacaaatacaccattcacataatatgcaattaagataATCTCTACCATCTcaacattcataacaaatacaccattcacataatatgcaattaagatcatcttttctaatgctttaaaccccaacccaaaatgattcacaagtagaaagttatgaataaaaccgtgcacgaacgcattactaaaaagttgttgtttattaaattttccaacataattttcatcttcttcaaccccaaaaacgtccatgaaataatctccaaaattattttattcctgaaacaaagttatagccctctgtttcagctatccaacgcttcaaacggcactcaatttggacttacgaatcgaaagttatgaccaaaacgatttcgacaataaaacataaaaaaaggctgcgattgtgacggacagaatgcagaattttctgcgtttttcatcgttggaggactttcggacctccgatttcgattccgtaaaaagctacacaCGTTCAGAAAATTAACACGCACACCATACTCTAAATATATAACGTTAAGTTGCAattttaacacaatcaatcaccacaatcaagcatacTCATCAAAATCTAACAATTCCAACAATCATATAAAATTAGGGATTCtaacctaaacatacttctaaccattaactcaatcatactaacccataataataaggattccccccttacctcttcaattttctggaaaccctagctcttctctttacttttcctctcctctttctctattgccttcaaatgattaaatgaatcctaattctcactctccccccctttatatatagtattctatttgggcttaaacCATAATACTTCTAATataattaataggcccaataagacctaatatttaaatatcactaattagttcaattaaattaaactaactCAATATACCCACtaagttaattaattcaattatatctcatatcaactaaataattaattaacacaccaaattaattaatataatcgattattatactacctaacaaccaattaattaattaacactccaaataaataaaataaaatatagtaataatagtataataaataaatactaaaattgggttgttacaactctcccccacttgaaagattttcgtcctcgaaaatacctcaaacgaacaactccaGATACGATTCCTTCGTCTTATCCccgagttcccaagtaatattgccattggcgactccgccccatgTCACTTTCACCAACGCAATTTCCTTACCACGAAtcttcttcacttctcgatcttctccaatctcgtcaagaatgccacacgtaagcttcaacatacccaacttaacacacgaagacaacgcctcacaaaccaaactcaaatctctaaattgctccaacaattcaaactcccgaatcatcaacatagacatgtgcaatgacttcctactcaatgcatcggctacaacattcgcctttccaggatgataattcataccaaaatcataatctttcaagaattccaaccatctcctttgcctcatattcaattatttctgatcgaacaagtacttcaaactcttgtgatcactaaacacatcaaatctcgatccaaacaaataatgtctccaaagcttcaacacgAACACAGCCTTCAAATGCTCGGAATGATCGtctttactcttggaataaatcaatatatcatcgatgaacacaacaacaaacttatccagataatcatgaaaaattctattcatatactccataaatacaccaggtgcattagtcacaccaaaaggcatcacggagtactcgtagtgaccataccttgtccgaaaagcagtcttttgactatcctcagcctttacacgaatctgatgatacccagacctcaaatcaatcttgctaaacacacaagctccaaccagctgatccatcagatcgtcaatcctcggaagtggatacttgttcttaatcgtcactttgttcagttgtctataatcaacacataatctcatagaaccttctttcttcttgaccaacagaacaggtgcaccccacggcgacacactaggacgaataaacctcttctcgagcaagtcttcaagttgactctttaactctttcaactcagaagtagacattctatagggagccatcgatacaggactagttccaggaactaaatcaatcgaaaactcaacctcacgttccggcggtaaatcacttatatcttccggaaatacctccgcaaactcacaaactattggcaattcttcaatcgtcctctcctcacgaatatccaaagttgccaacaacataaacaactcggcaccgccttgcaccgattcatccacttgcttagcagacacaaaccaatcttctttagcaccaacctcaggaaaaataaccgtcttctcaaaCCAGTTGATATACACCTGATTAACTTCTAACCAACGCCATCCTCaaatccgacctctcttcgggttcaggaaaagcacaacattctcaaaacaggttaaTTAGCCAgcactgcactcttgcatgcaacaacatagtgtccaagctcgatacaattggaacatccaagataagcagacgctcctcccccacttatttcattcctaacctgacaatgaaaaataaaacaagcatcgacagtgttctcacacacatgtcgcatactagggagcaaacataattaaacaacctggccggacgggccgacctgctctgataccactaatgtatcagacaaacagtatagatcgtgtcagatacacgaatcaaatacaacgggatggaaaaccctaacgactattgaccaactggtcgaccatgtTCTGATACCACTAATataacacccctttttctacccccaaaatacttaacatataatcagagtaaataagcacgcatataaacaaaagggtgtcacatcgatattttcaaaaactaaaagctttcaaaaaccaacatcattcatcatcattatataatacacctggtcatttaaaataacacatttcacttatcatgaatattcaagcatatgcgttcacagtggaaaataatgaatactcatccatttcatcaaatgatccatgtcccataccatgatcatctctcaataatctcctcaagatcAAATAAAACCATATCTAAATAAGACATGTattcaataccactaatctacccagtgttacatgaccagagcattgactcactacttagtctctaaaacaCAACACCGAAGCTCTCCAGCTAACCTCGAGTGCTACCGttcacttacttcagcaatactactcctgagtagctgcacgatacccatgtaaaggtaacattcaaacagaaagggtgagaattccaaatcattatgaagaagtataataaggcacaatgattaaatcaacaattaaaggaattcatcacacttcatataaccatgtaaataatactaaccaatatttatttcacatgtttcaaacatccatcaaaactcaagaagtataatattcaaatccaatactatattctcaaatatacacataactacaattatcacataatcacataatttaccaagttatgtatccaaacatcaccgaattcaattaccatatctcatacacacatcacaatcacaacaatgcatacacGCGATGATCACAaaactctaatgtgactcaatgcaagacatgtgactctataCATGTAGTACCAATGTGAACCCAATATTTACCCGCTTTCTGATTtaatatctagaatccaagccactacgtctatttccaattaaggatcaacgtctcctacgcctatttccaattaaggatcaacgtctaataccacgtctatttccaattaaggatcaacgtctgctacgcctatttccaattaaggatcaacgtctaataccacgtctatttccaattaagcatcaaCGTCTGttacgcctatttccaattaaggatcaatgtctAATACCatgtctatttccaattaaggatcaacgtctgctacgcctattcccaattaaggatcaacgtctaataccatgtctatttccaattaaggatcaacgtctgctacgcctatttccaattaaggatcaacgtcttataccacgtctatttccaattaaggatcaacgtctgctacacctatttccaattaaggatcaacgtctaataccacatctatttccaattaaggatcaacgtctgctacgcctatttctaattaaggatcaacgtctaataccacgtctatttccaattaaggatcaacgtctgctacgcctatttccaattaaggatcaacgtctaataccatgtgaacccacagtttcaccacttccactatgaagccgaccatgccatgaatgagTGTACAAATACCcacacatatgcaattaagatcatctctaccatcttaacattccacatatcaccataattcaactctacGAATTATCCACCtatggtacatatacacattcataacaaatacactattcacataatatgcaattaagatcatctctaccatcttaacattcataacaaatacaccattcacataatatgcaattaagatcatctctaccatcttaacattcataacaaatacaccattcacataatatgcaattaagatcatctctaccatctcaacattcataacaaatacaccattcacataatatgcaattaagatcatctttCTAATtctttaaaccccaacccaaaatgattcgcgagttgaaagttatgaataaaaccgtgcacgaaggcattactaaaaagttgttgtttattaaattttccaacataattttcacCTTCTTCAACCCCCAAAACATCCATGAAGcaatctccaaaattattttatttctgaaacaaagttatatccctctgtttcagctatccaacacttcaaacagcattcaatttggacttacggatcgaaagttatgaccaaaacgatttcgacaataaaacataaaaaaggCCGTGATTGTGACGGACAACATGCAaaattttctgcgtttttcatcgttggaggactttcgaacctccgatttcgattccgtaaaaagctacacgttcagaaaattatcACGCACACCATACTCTAAATATATAACtttaatttgcagttttaacacagtcaatcaccacaatcaagcatactcatcaaaatctaacaattccaacaatcatataaaattagggattttaacctaaacatgcttctacccattgacccaatcatgctaacccataataataaggattccccccttacctcttcaattttctggaaaccctagctcttctctttacttttcctctcctctttctctattgccttcaaatgattaaatgaatcctaattctcactctcctcccctttatatatagtattctatttgggcttaaaccataatacttctaatttaattaacaggcccaataagacctaatatttaaatgtcactaattagttcaattaaattaaactaactCAATATACCCACtaagttaattaattcaattatatctcatatcaactaaataattaattaacacaccaaattaattaatataatcgattattatactacctaacaaccaattaattaattaacactccaaataaataaaataaaatatagtaataatagtataataaataaatactaaaattgggttgttacatggcccatatcttataatatgccaaaatcacttaagcccatggtaccttaccatatttcgtattctacttaagtacaccataccttacgatgttctacaattcacttaagtgcaccgtaccttacggtgttccttagttactctatctctcatcaatcctaccttttgtgtgtgaccctgtaggttttcgcgacattggcaattatattaaatcacgtatttaacataataaacagtgtGCGGTATCTATtaacacatcactactacccaagacacgaaaatttcatgtgatctgacaaatccttttgtgataatacttatgtgtacaattacccttttgcccttatgtctatattgaacacaaggcataaattgtgtcatccttgtctagttcaatattgggcctatagacattcatcctgttacgcaggatgggaaaattccatctaggtcactcatgtccctcaacatgcttcgtggagtacccatcaactgtctttatggtcatccagttacggacaacatttgatcagcaataaggcactcgactctacatctagggtccatagtggtttcaggtcgaagggtggtatacaccactatcaccatgagaataacttatgacactttgcataactctatatagtattctcatagagggtcaatccagtataaatattactcttagTATCCATACccatgtttaagacttgataactccttatccatgatccatgatatgtgatcatcagtctgtatacataatagtcttaatgctttaatgttattccatttcacaataaacctcgactacggatactttaagaatagtgtccttatgtttaatatgatctcatgattaagtcacacttgatacattaaacgtacttgctattctagggactttattaaacaaacataataaagaaaaagtcttttattattaataaataattcgatacaagtaccaaaagtattggcctctagggcttacaccaacatagAGATCAGAGAAAATACCAAGTTAAGCTTGACGCCTGCTGCTTTTCCTCACAAATTGATCCTCTTTTTTCTTCTTCCTTGCTTCTTTCTTTTACTCAGGGTCATGCAACACTGGTTTCTTTACAACCTTGGATACCTTAGGAATAACTTTTGTCCTGACAGTTGTGGGAACTTTCTTCTATTTTGCGGGGCTTTCCTTGGTAGGTGACTTGGGCTTTGCAAGAGTCATTTCCTTCTAGAATGACTTGCTAGCACAGGGGAGCATTCCTTCATAGATGATTTCATTTTTTCTAGAGTGACAACTGGTATCACTTTAGTGCTTACCTTTTTCTGAAATTCCACATTAGACTCATATTTGTATGAGTCCCTTTCAGAATCCTCAGTTTCATCAACAAAATTCTCTTCCTACTTGTCTTCCTGTTCAATATCTGCCTCCTTTTCCAGATCCTTACTTTCATCTTTACTTGGTTGATCCTCTTCAACAttcttatttttgtttttggAAGCTTGCTTCATCAACTCATGAAAAGTTCTCTCATATTCATCAAAATTCTCCTCTTTAGCTGGTGCATTCATGTccaatttttttccaaaaattaTCCTCCATAGGTACTTCAGCAGATTTCACCTTTTTAGGCTTCTTGTCTTTTCTTGCCTTCTTTTTGGGCTTTTCAGTGTTGTCTCCTTTGGGCACACCAGAAGTGGATGATGCATGTGGGCTAGATTGCATAGTCTTCTTTTTCTTCTTTACACTTTTCTTTCCCTCTCCAACCTTGTTTTCTTTCTCATCTTCTTTCTCTAATTCCCCCAAAATGTGATCCTGGAAGATTGGTACTTCCATATCCTTACCATAGCTCCAATCATTGATTCTCTTCTACCACTGAAACAAGTcttttgaaaacatataaaaatCCCTTTGGTCATTATGCATTTGTAACAATACTCTTTGGCCGCCTCTTTCTTCCTTTTGGCTCCATCAAGGTTTAAATGACTTCCTTGTCAAAAGCAGCCTAAGGATGACAAACCTCATCAGTATCTTTTTGAGGCACACTATGCCTCTTGCACAGGGATGAAATCAAATAGGGGAAGTACATAATCCTTTCCTTCTTTGGGGAACAAACTTGGGTCTTCTACACAATTATCTTTGCTATATTTATTTCACTGAATGAAGTAATGCAGTGGAGTAACACTAACCTAGCTTTGTTCACAGTTTCATTGTATGCAGTAGGGCGTAGAGAGTACTTAACAAATTGATACCAAACCTTGGACTCAGGGCACAAATCCATTCTTCTCCTTGTCTTTTCACCACCAGCCTCAATCCATTTTGTGTCAGGATTACACATGGATTCCAAGTAAACGTTGTAATCTTGATCATCAGAAGTTTCTATCAGATTTTGGTAAGTGTCCTGAACACTAAACCAAACACCATATTTATTGTTGCTTTAGAATAAGACACATTTACTCCTCTTACCTTCACTTCATCCTTCTTGCAAGTGGTGTCTATCATATTAGCATATAACTTCTTCACAAATTGGACATTGTAGGGTAGTGGCTGTTTGCAAAATTTTGTCCACTTCAAGGCTTTGATGATGCGTCCTATATATCCTGGAAAACCCAAGTTTTCATCTTCCATATCAAACATAAAACCCCTCTCAGAATGCACACTCATACCAAAATAATAATCAGTAAATCATTGATGGGCATCACCATTGATAAAGATTTCTACATCAGAGTCTTTATCATCAGAGAAGGTGACTACTGGTGTGGCATTCTAGGAGCACATGTTTTGTATCGTCCTCCAGCATATGATGGTTCCGTTGGTGAAATTGGGGTTAGGGTTATAAGGACAATATGAGTTTTTATGagaaaaagatgaaaaaaaagTTTGAGGGAAGAAGTTATTTGGGACAGTTTTGGAAGAGATAAAGATTATGACTATTGAAAGTGTAGGGAATAATGAGGGAGTTGGTGAGGTTATGTGCTTTAAAGGAGAGAcagagagggagagagagagagagagagagagagagagagagagagagtgtgtgtgtgtgaaagGTAATTTTTTAAAACTGCCAAGAGAGAGGGAGAGACAACGGTTTAGGGTTTCTGTAATGGGTGGCTACTTGCATCAGTAGTCATAATCATGAGGAGTGGTAGAAAATCCGTTAAATGACTTTTCCACAAGATGACATCATGCACAAGGCTGGAAACATTGTATGCGCGCGTGGCAGATTCTCTCTCATGCATTCCATTTTTTTTACTATTTGCACGTTTTTGTTATGCTGGCAGTTTCTCTTTCTCCATTATTTTGTGTAACAACAAATGCTTTCCTCTACATGCATGATTCTCAGATTGCATGCGTGACATCACTTGACAATGACTCTACCAAACTTCCTCAACTTATCAACATCATCTGAAAATACAATAAactaaaaagaaataaaacttAAGTTGGGCTACCTCCCGTTAGTGCTATTTTATAGTTTTGTAGCCTAACCTTAACACAATCATGATAAATCATTTAAATCCAAGGTGACCCTTGTGTTGTGAAAAGGTTCACCAAAATAAGACTTCACTCTTTGACCATTCACTTTATATTCTTCGCATGTTCTTTCATTCAACAAGTCCAATGCCCCATGAGGATAAATCTTTACTAATTTAAAGGGACCAAACCATCTAGACTTGAGTTTTCCTGGAAGAAGCTTAAGTCTAGAATTGAACAAAAGAACCTTTTGACTTTCTACTAACTCTCTTCTCTAGAACTTCTTGTCGTGCCACCTTTTTGTTTTCTCGTTGTATAATTTATCATTTTCATAGGAGAACATCCTATACTCCTCAAGCTCACTGATTTGAAGCATTCTGGCTTGGCCAACAATAGACAAATTAAAGTTCAAAATTTTTATGGCTCAAAATGCTTTATTTCCAACTCAATTGGCAAGTGGTATGTCTTTCCGTAAACAAGTCTATAGGGAGACGTGCCTATAGGAGTTTTGTAGGCAGTCCTGTAAGCCCACAAGGTATCATCCAAGTGTTTTGACTAATCCTTCCTTGATGAGTTTACCAGTTTCTTCAATATCCTTTTTATCTCTCTATTTTACACATCGGCTTGGCCATTGCTCTGTGGATGATAATAGGCTATAGAAACTTTATGTTTGACTCCATATTTTTCCATCAAATTTTCAAACAATTTATTGAAAAAATGAGTTCCCTCATCAGTACCGCCTCTATCCACTTAGAGACATAATAAACTGCAACTACTATGTATAAATTTCCAAAATATTAAGGGAATGGGCCCATAAAGTCTATACCCCATACATCAAATAACTATATTTCAAGGATGTTGGTTAGGGGAATATCTTGCCTCATGGAGATAACCTAATTGAAGAACCTTGGTAGCAACTCTGATCCCTCCAAAATGTCCTCCATAGGGAGCATAATGACAGGAAGACAAGATTTGTCATGCCTCTGATTAATTAACACACCTCCTAAGAAGTTGTTCATCACGTCTATTGTAAAGAAATTGTTCATCCCGAAAGTAAATTTTAGTCATATGGTAGAACCTCTCTCTTTGTTGAGAGTTGAAATCAAGTGGGATATATCTGTTGACCAGGTAGTTCACAATGTCAGCATACCATGGTGTCACACCAGAAGTAATCAGCAGAAGTCACTCATCAGGAAAACTTTCTTAAATTAAATCTCATGGAAACCTTGAGAGATGATCAACAACTAAGTTCTCCACTTATTTCCTGTCTCTTATTTCCAAGTCAAATTCTTGAAGTAATAACACCCATCTTATCAACTCAGGCTTAGCATCCTTCTTGGAAATGAGATACTTAATTGCAGCATGATCTGTACAAACAATCACCTTTGTTCCTACTAGGTAGGATCTTAACTTATCAAAAGCAAACACAAATCCCAACAAGTCCTTCTTAGTGCTGGTATAGTTAATTTACGCTTCAATCAAAGTCCTACTAGCATAGTAGATGGTGTGGAACACTTTGTTATGCCTTTGACCCATCACAACTCCAATCGAAaaatcactggcatcacacatcAGTTCAAAGGGTTTCGTCCAGTCAGGAGCCTTAACTATAGGTGCAGAGATTAAAGCTTTCTTGAGTAATTTAAAAGCATGCACTCATTCTTAGCTAAAGATATATGGCACATCATGTTGCAATAGTTGACATAGTGGTTTAGTTATCTTGGAAAAATCCTTGATAAACCTCCTGTAGAATCCAGCATGACCTTGAAAGCTCATAATTCCCTTGATATTCACAGGTGGTGGCACCTTTTTTTTATCACTTTCACTTTGGCTTTATCCACTTCCAACCCTTTCTTTGAAATCTTATAGCCTAGCACAATCCCTTCCTTGACCATAAAGTGGCCCTTTTCCCAATTCATAACAAGATTATTTTCTTCACATCTAGTCAACACCAGATCTAAATTGCCAAGGCATTTCTTAAATGATTCTccaaaaacagaaaaatcatccatgaaAACTTTCATAGAATTCTCAATAATATCTAAAAAAATGTCCATCATGTAACATTGAAATCTGGCTGAAGCATTGCACAGTCCATAGGGCATCCTTCTAAAACCAAAAGTACCATTAGGACATATGAATATGGTCTTTTCTTGTTCTTCGGGCGCAATAGATATTTCAAGGAAGCAATATAATTCCTTACCATCCAATCTATCCAACATCTGGTCAATAAAAGGCACGGGGAAATGATATTTTCTTGTGGCATTATTCAACTTCCTGTAATCCATGTAAATCCTCCAACCAATTACAGTTCTTGTGGGAATTAACTCATCTTTCTCATTGGCTATGATTGTCATGCCACCTTTCTTCAGCATACATTATATAGGACTCACCCACACTATCAAAAATAGGGTAAATGATTCCAGCATCCAGCCATTTGATAATTTCCTTCATCACCACTTCTTTTGTGATTGGATTCAACCTtctttgactttcaatgttattcTTGGAATTTTCCTCTAATAGAATTCTATGCATGCCCTGTTAGAAATATGCCAagaaatttatttattttatgtttcTTCAAAAGTGACAGCAGTTGACATTTCTACTCCTTAAATAATTCAGTAGCCACAATCACTGGAAACTTTTCTCATGCCTCTAGGTAAGCATACTGCAAGTGAGCAGGCAACTGCTTAAGTTCCAATTCAAAAGGTATGACCACTGAAGGCAAGATGTGCTTCTTCATATATGGAGATAATTCCAAAACTTCCATAGCCTTTCTACTTGGTTTACATAGAGTTCCACTTATAATAACATCATGTTGGTTGTCATCTTCATCTAACTTCCCAACCTTTTGCTCTAGGACATTATTGCTTTTAAGCATATTTTTATGGATGATAATTCCCCAAC containing:
- the LOC127081175 gene encoding eukaryotic translation initiation factor 4 gamma-like, encoding MEVPIFQDHILGELEKEDEKENKVGEGKKSVKKKKKTMQSSPHASSTSGVPKGDNTEKPKKKARKDKKPKKVKSAEQASKNKNKNVEEDQPSKDESKDLEKEADIEQEDKDAEIRLQERLDREAEERTRQEAEEKARQEELQRIREVEAKALADATAAEAEAKGKADAEEVAHLAEESAAKAGNDALTQGESSNSGFVPLVLKTLEEL
- the LOC127081176 gene encoding uncharacterized protein LOC127081176, translated to MLKSNNVLEQKVGKLDEDDNQHDVIISGTLCKPSRKAMEVLELSPYMKKHILPSVVIPFELELKQLPAHLQYAYLEGMHRILLEENSKNNIESQRRLNPITKEVKGGMTIIANEKDELIPTRTVIGWRIYMDYRKLNNATRKYHFPVPFIDQMLDRLDGKELYCFLEISIAPEEQEKTIFICPNGTFGFRRMPYGLCNASARFQCYMMDIFLDIIENSMKVFMDDFSVFGESFKKCLGNLDLVLTRCEENNLVMNWEKGHFMVKEGIVLGYKISKKGLEVDKAKVKKALISAPIVKAPDWTKPFELMCDASDFSIGVVMGQRHNKVFHTIYYASRTLIEAVQDTYQNLIETSDDQDYNVYLESMCNPDTKWIEAGGEKTRRRMDLCPESKVWYQFVKYSLRPTAYNETVNKARLVLLHCITSFSEINIAKIIV